The sequence below is a genomic window from Cobetia sp. cqz5-12.
GACGACCCACACCGTTCACTGGTTCATCGAGCACGGTTTCGTGTCGGCTGGCCTGCAAGACCTGCCGCCCATGCGTCGTGAGGCCTACAACTCGGCGCGCAACTCCAAGGTATTGCTCAAGTCGCTCTAGTCACACCTCGCTTGCCTGCCAGTGTGAATCGCTCAGAGAACACTCGCTGATGACCCCCACGATAAGGGCAGATCAGCGGGTGTTCTTGCGTAGGTGTCGCAGTTTCCCCTCACCCCTTGCGGAGTTGTCTTGCAAAGGAGACGTTTCAAGGTATTGATTTTAAAACGGAAAACAGCATGACTCGTATATGTGTTGGCAAATCGCGACGAATCGGCCAGTAAAACATGACGCTGTGTGCCGTCCGGGGCAACATTGGCATGTAAGTCGCCGTGTTCTATATTTCAAGTCATTGTTTTGTAAAGTATTTTCGTGTTTATGGCACGCCTTTGGCAATAGGTACCGTGAGCAAGAGATATGCGGTGCATCATCGGCCCTTTCTCTGGCCTTCCAGCGATGACGGTACTCACTACCCTGTGCGCTCCGTGATCGCTGACAGGCCAAGCGTCTGCTCCACGCGATGTGTGACTTCAGGTTGCGATGAGACAGGTACGGCCCCTGGTGGGCATGGACAGTATCTTGAGGGCAAGGACGCCCGGGCAAGGATGCCCGAAACCGATGCGGTAGCCGGAGAGATTGGCTGCCGTCATCCCCGAATTGACGATCGAGGCGGGCAAGTCGGCAAGCCATCCGACTCGATCATCCACATTGCGATGTGTTGCCCCCTGCTTCACATCCGATAGGGAGCGCGGACGCTGTCCGGCGTGAACGTCAACTGACCTGGAACGACCACCAGGTGACGTTCTTTTCTCCCGGGCCTGACAGGCAGACCACCTGTCAGGCCCGCCAATCACGTGGTGCCTCTGGTCTCCAGGTACCAGAGGCACCACGTGATGACTGACCCTTCAGTTCCCTGCGTACTTGGGGCCGGCTATGCCGGCCCTCTTTTTTTGTGCGTCTAGCGCTGAATGGCCAACAATTTCATGCGAAACGTTGCCAATGGGGCGGTTTGTCTCGTGGCAGCGTGATGATTTGAATAAGAGTCATATTTATTAACGAACTGGCAACCGCGATGGACGCTGGTGAACTCTGGTATTCTAGGAAGACGTGATTCGATGATGACCACCCCTTTCTTGCATAGAGTTCTTTCCATGGCCTCCACAGTGTCACGACGCTGGCGTCCCCGCTCGCTGCCGCAGCTGGTTCTGATGGCATTTCTGGTGGTGATGCTGCCGATTGCCGTGCTCATGTTTCAAGCAGGGCAGGCGCTGTCGGAGTTGTCGGAACTGGCGGATGTCAGTGCCCGCCAGGCCGTCGACCAGACCCGCCGCGCCCGCACGCTGACCAATCTCGCCGTCGAGATGGAGCGTAGCGCCCGCCAGTACGCCGTGCTGGAAAATCCCGATCTGATGAAGATCTACGCCGACAAGGCCAACAGCTTCCGCACCTTGCTGGATGAGCAGGCGCGGCTGTTGGGCGAGGGGGACCCCCGCGTCAGCGAGTTGAAGGCGACGCTGTCACAGCTCGAACGCATGCCCGAGATGAGCGTTGACCAGGTCAGTCGTCATCTGGAAGATTTCGGGCCCTTCTCGATCCAGGCCAGCGGCCTGCTCAACTCCACGCGTGAACTCGTCGATGCGCGTATCGAAGGCATCCGCGCTCGCGCCTCCCAGGTCAAGAATCAGCTGTGGTGGCAGACCGCCGCGCTGGTCTCCATCAGTCTGCTGTTGATGCTGTTCTTCACCTGGCTGATCATCCGTCCCATCCGGCAGCTGGAGCGGCGCATCAATGGCCTGGGCAGCGGCACCGACAGCGAGCGACCCATCGTCATCAAGGGGCCGGCGGAGCTGGTGCAGCTTGGCGAGCGTCTCAACTGGCTGTCGACGCGTCTGGATGAGCTGGAGGAGCAGAAGCAGCAGTTCCTGCGCCACATGTCGCATGAGCTCAAGACCCCGCTGGCCAGCATCCGCGAAGGTACCGGTCTGCTGATCGACGAGGTCGCCGGGCCGCTGAGTCCGCACCAGGCCGAGATTCTTGGCCTGCTGGATGATTCCAGCAAGGAATTGCAGAAGCTGATCGAGCAACTCCTCGACTACAATCTGCTGCAGCACAATCAAGGTCTCGAACAGAGCCGCTTCGATGTGCATGAAGTGTTCAAGGAAGTGCTGGCAAAACATCGCCTGGCACTGGAAAAGAAGGGCATGCGCGTGCATCTTCCGCCTGCCAGCCTCAGTTGGGAGGCAGACAGGCCGCGTACCGGGCGTATTCTCGACAACCTGATCTCCAATGCCATCGCCTATGGCGAAGACAGCGGTGACCTGTGGTTGAGAGCCCGCAAGGAACGTCGCAAGCTGGTCATCGAAGTCGCCAACAGCGGTGAGCCCATCGCCGCCCAGGACCGTGACCACCTGTTCAAGCCCTTCTATCAGGGCGCGGTGAAGCGCAAGGGCCCGCTCAAGGGTTCGGGTATCGGTCTCTCGGTCGCCGCTGACAGCGCCCGCGCCCAATTTGGTCAATTGGCGCTGGTGGATGACCCCAAGGCGGATGTCTGCTTCCGGCTGACATTGCCGACACCGAGTCGCTCGCTGACGTCAGGGGAAGGTAGTGAGCATGAACCGCAGGCAGACAGGGATGCCGCCGGGGCGGATCAGCAGTCCACACCACATGAAATGGCGTCATTGAACGCCATCAAGCACGCAAGGAACTGAAGTGATGAAGGGTCAACGACTACTGATGCGCCTGGCCGCAGGCGTATTGCTCAGTACGCTTAGCGCCTGTGGCGCCCTGACCAATATCACCATGCCGGGCAGCGAGCCGGAAGTGGTCAGCCCGAGTGTGCGGGAGAGCTGCTACGGCGCCGGTGATCTGCCGGATTTCACCGGCGAGGACTGTC
It includes:
- a CDS encoding sensor histidine kinase, with protein sequence MASTVSRRWRPRSLPQLVLMAFLVVMLPIAVLMFQAGQALSELSELADVSARQAVDQTRRARTLTNLAVEMERSARQYAVLENPDLMKIYADKANSFRTLLDEQARLLGEGDPRVSELKATLSQLERMPEMSVDQVSRHLEDFGPFSIQASGLLNSTRELVDARIEGIRARASQVKNQLWWQTAALVSISLLLMLFFTWLIIRPIRQLERRINGLGSGTDSERPIVIKGPAELVQLGERLNWLSTRLDELEEQKQQFLRHMSHELKTPLASIREGTGLLIDEVAGPLSPHQAEILGLLDDSSKELQKLIEQLLDYNLLQHNQGLEQSRFDVHEVFKEVLAKHRLALEKKGMRVHLPPASLSWEADRPRTGRILDNLISNAIAYGEDSGDLWLRARKERRKLVIEVANSGEPIAAQDRDHLFKPFYQGAVKRKGPLKGSGIGLSVAADSARAQFGQLALVDDPKADVCFRLTLPTPSRSLTSGEGSEHEPQADRDAAGADQQSTPHEMASLNAIKHARN